A genomic region of Venturia canescens isolate UGA chromosome 9, ASM1945775v1, whole genome shotgun sequence contains the following coding sequences:
- the LOC122415619 gene encoding uncharacterized protein: MYRVLLMTTLVGVVLGGVMMPDEDFTTKKVRQLELIDSSTNPESDQPIYPSSSHSLPVQHFYPTYPDHSGKSAIAVPSGYDGFLVPVAPPRQTWSSSIVTALVPLTSYALSYGSKIGAYLWDLFLLLLFGAIVTTSVCTFTPFCAITFLGFGINKNQVKEQVSELARAYITPESMNAATLLVKRAIEKYADLQRQHHEEQAKPKTDKKRRRR; the protein is encoded by the exons ATGTATCGTGTCCTGCTGATGACGACGTTGGTTGGAGTAGTTCTCGGAGGTGTGATGATGCCTGACGAGGATTTTACGACGAAGAAAGTGCGTCAATTGGAGCTGATTGATTCGTCGACGAATCCAGAGAGCGATCAGCCGATTTATCCAAGTTCGAGTCACTCGTTACCGGTCCAACATTTTTATCCCACTTATCCGGACCATTCCGGAAAATCAGCGATTGCAGTACCGAGCGGTTACGATGGATTTTTGGTGCCCGTTGCACCGCCCAGACAAACTTGGTCTTCGAGTATTGTGACAGCTCTCGTCCCTCTGACGAGTTACGCTCTCTCCTACGGCAGTAAAATCGGCGCGTATCTCTGGGACTTgttccttcttcttctcttcggCGCAATCGTCACCACTTCCGTCTGCACCTTCACGCCGTTTTGCGCCATCACTTTTCTCGGATTTGGTATCAACAAAAATCAG GTCAAAGAACAAGTTTCGGAGTTGGCACGCGCGTACATAACGCCGGAGAGCATGAACGCTGCCACACTTTTGGTGAAAAGAGCGATTGAAAAGTACGCGGATCTCCAGCGTCAACATCACGAGGAACAGGCGAAACCGAAGACCGATAAGAAACGTCGAAGGCGCTGA
- the ecd gene encoding protein ecdysoneless — translation MATTGQLRNPRQDDVIECFLYPKFCFTSNPEQISETLLTDEITKFVQVIDKYTNDYIWHRDSLVFRPRTKQALLLDKVFEGSSITDDRSMVPHIHSILRFDEDIGDEWFVVFLIFKLTEKFEGLVARMVDGDGEFLLIEAADVLPPWASPEACQDRVFVRNGEIHVAHDRVTRGKTLTDLLRSVTDKPHISVLSDKVQAALKKRISVYPAEIQKRRHKARAFLPEKAASILAQEPGLIACAIRSIVNSDPLERKVCRAMRYFPPEQRTMVNVKMTRCLYAMATHCRYTGDPRTGWNFPPTNSPKYNAHLLGIKIACGLEMLVARANEERRRKGGEANGDEKPRTNEQAWTTFSRRLELSGYFRGLLEGSQEREKLLSLAKEYFESQLGSVKYRNDDDESEAERILKAWQNVQTNDFEMHAQDEASLSPPDNDSWLNVDPTQLEAMLEQHWNIGDKKSEPNQSVTLREKVQAFLNQSSDVDGVHFLGEQSCDDEARHDHEDGGRIDFDTDVFDSTLRDILDLVVPGGEGEFDGSSEGSLGGDDDDRGGEMDKYMRLLGSELQMKMEKDEINVQNDCNDPIEANLIESVKEEEGGAGPAGNIIGGPVRRLMHLQLQSPTNCVPPDLQS, via the exons ATGGCGACGACGGGACAACTACGGAATCCAAGACAAGATGATGTCATCGAGTGTTTTTTATATCCGAAATTTTGCTTCACTTCTAACCCCGAACAAATAAGCGAAACTTTACTCACTGATGAGATCACTAAATTCGTTCAGGTTATTGACAAGTACACAAACGACTATATCTGGCACAGAGATTCTCTTGTGTTTCGACCCAGGACCAAACAAGCATTGTTGTTGGATAAAGTTTTCGAAGGTTCATCAATCACCGATG ATCGTTCGATGGTGCCGCACATACATTCAATACTACGCTTCGATGAAGATATAGGAGATGAATGGTTCGttgtatttttaatattcaaactgacagaaaaatttgaaggtttGGTGGCAAGAATGGTCGACGGCGATGGTGAATTTCTTCTGATAGAAGCTGCGGATGTTTTGCCACCCTGGGCAAGTCCGGAAGCTTGCCAGGATCGAGTTTTTGTCAGAAATGGTGAGATTCACGTTGCCCATGATAGAGTGACAAGAGGCAAAACATTGACGGATTTATTGAGAAGCGTTACCGACAAGCCTCACATATCCGTATTATCAGACAAAGTTCAAGCTGCtttaaaaaaacgtatttctgTCTATCCGGCTGAAATACAGAAGAGGAGACACAAAGCACGTGCATTTTTACCTGAAAAAGCTGCTTCCATTCTTGCACAAGAACCAGGATTAATCGCTTGCGCCATTAGAAGCATTGTTAATTCTGATCCTCTGGAAAGAAAG GTTTGTCGAGCAATGCGATATTTTCCACCGGAACAACGTACGATGGTTAATGTAAAAATGACGCGATGTCTATACGCAATGGCAACGCATTGTCGTTATACGGGAGATCCACGAACCGGATGGAATTTTCCACCAACAAACAGTCCGAAATACAATGCCCACTTGTTGGGCATAAAAATAGCTTGTGGCCTGGAAATGTTGGTAGCGAGAGCTAATGAAGAACGGAGACGCAAAGGAGGAGAAGCAAACGGAGATGAAAAACCGCGTACTAACGAGCAAGCTTGGACGACTTTTTCGCGACGTCTCGAGCTGAGCGGATACTTCAGAGGTCTTCTCGAGGGTAGTCAAGAGAGGGAAAAACTTTTGTCACTTGCTAAGGAGTATTTCGAGTCACAGCTTGGTTCTGTGAAATATAGGAATGACGATGATGAGAGCGAAGCCGAGAGAATTTTAAAAGCATGGCAAAATGTTCAGACCAATGATTTTGAAATGCATG CTCAGGACGAAGCCTCGTTAAGTCCTCCAGACAATGATAGTTGGTTGAACGTTGATCCTACTCAATTGGAAGCAATGTTGGAACAGCACTGGAATATAGGAGACAAAAAATCCGAGCCCAATCAATCTGTCACTCTCAGGGAAAAAGTTCAAGCTTTTTTGAaccaatcgagcgatgtcgaTGGCGTGCACTTTCTTgg ggAACAATCTTGCGACGACGAAGCGCGTCATGATCACGAGGACGGTGGTCGAATAGATTTCGATACGGACGTATTCGATAGTACATTGCGTGATATATTGGACTTGGTGGTGCCAGGTGGCGAGGGAGAGTTCGACGGTAGCTCAGAAGGGTCTTTAGGCGGGGACGACGACGACAGAGGTGGAGAAATGGACAAATACATGCGTTTATTGGGTTCCGAGCTGCAGATGAAGATGGAAAAGGACGAGATAAATGTGCAGAACGATTGCAACGATCCGATCGAAGCTAATTTGATAGAGAGTGTAAAAGAAGAGGAAGGAGGAGCCGGACCAGCCGGTAACATAATCGGTGGTCCGGTGCGAAGGCTCATGCACTTACAGCTTCAATCACCGACGAATTGCGTGCCTCCAGATTTACAAAGCTAA
- the LOC122415865 gene encoding tether containing UBX domain for GLUT4, with protein sequence MAANRSVTVLAPNGRRQNVKVTPNSTISQVLEEVCRKQGYNPQKYDVKHLNQVLDTNAILRFTALPNNATLEMVPCNKEREVSNVTIGLQLESGQRVMGDFLPDTSLTEVLGKLCPDQGTENAILIYMHQEVYGKETLEATTLKTLGLTSGRAMLRLMHRNPEALKSQAHVYRPAASKSAPRENKKSGKNDSASKKASSTVQNYLSKAMSDPLSLLKTEKSKFKNLGPGHVVGRRPDEPVKQEEPMRQSTPENEVPTPMEKKTLDEGKTDGTLTNVNVPGVLKMEFLGERNALLFNQAGAKALPREELPENFFDLTVEDAKALIRDAKRQREELEEAPLATSAQRELEANKTTLNKLHKYRRAVIRIQFPNQMVLQGLFGPLETVEAVKDFVREYLSNPESEFVLYTTPPRKDLICQKRLVDENLVPSAIIYYSGQSDLKPELESKLTDPRAAGVEAIKSRIAVTRQTSEEPIVDDLPKSMDVTSHAAKEERRMVDEPVPGPSRSNSTTQSESMNQAPKWFKRFLK encoded by the exons ATGGCGGCAAATAGGAGTGTCACCGTACTTGCACCAAACGGGCGTCGACAAAATGTCAAAGTCACCCCAAATTCGACCATTTCACAG GTATTGGAAGAAGTCTGCCGTAAACAAGGATACAATCCTCAAAAATACGATGTCAA ACATCTCAATCAAGTCTTGGACACAAATGCCATACTGCGATTCACTGCGCTTCCTAACAATGCAACGCTCGAAATGGTACCTTGCAACAAAGAGCGAGAAGTATCCAATGTTACAATAGGTCTTCAATTGGAAAGTGGCCAAAGAGTCATGGGCGATTTTCTTCCGGATACTTCCCTCACTGAAGTTCTTGGAAAATTATGTCCTGATCAAGGAACGGAAAATGCTATATTGATTTATATGCATCAGGag GTTTATGGTAAAGAAACTTTAGAAGCAACAACCTTAAAAACGTTGGGTTTGACAAGTGGCAGAGCAATGCTGAGACTGATGCATAGAAATCCTGAAGCATTGAAGTCGCAAGCCCACGTTTATCGGCCAGCAGCTTCGAAGTCAGCTCCcagagagaacaaaaaatctgGGAAAAATGATTCTGCATCAAAGAAAGCTTCGTCAACAGTGCAAAATTATCTTAGCAAGGCGATGAGTGATCCTCTCTCATTGTTGAAAActgagaaatcgaaatttaagaatttaggACCGGGACACGTGGTTGGAAGACGACCCGATGAGCCTGTGAAACAGGAGGAACCTATGAGACAATCGACACCAGAGAACGAAGTTCCTActccaatggaaaaaaaaacactagaCGAAGGAAAAACTGATGGAACTTTAACAAATGTTAATGTACCTGGCGTTTTGAAAATGGAATTT CTGGGAGAAAGAAACGCTTTGCTGTTCAATCAAGCAGGCGCGAAAGCACTGCCTCGTGAAGAATTgccggaaaattttttcgatctgACTGTTGAAGACGCGAAGGCTTTGATACGGGATGCGAAACGTCAACGGGAAGAGCTCGAGGAAGCGCCATTGGCAACTAGCGCTCAACGCGAATTGGAGGCAAACAAAACGACTTTaaataaattgcataaatatcGTCGCGCTGTAATTAGAATCCAATTCCCGAATCAAATGGTACTTCAAGGATTATTCGGACCATTGGAAACTGTTGAGGCGGTTAAAGATTTCGTTAGAGAATATTTGTCCAATCCGGAAAGTGAATTCGTCTTGT ATACGACACCACCGAGAAAAGATCTCATTTGTCAAAAGCGTTTGGTCGATGAAAATCTCGTGCCTTCTgccattatttattattccggTCAATCTGATTTGAAGCCCGAATTAGAATCAAAGCTTACAGATCCCCGTGCCGCTGGTGTTGAAGCAATTAAATCTAG AATCGCAGTTACTCGTCAAACATCTGAAGAGCCAATAGTCGACGATCTTCCCAAGTCGATGGACGTAACGAGCCACGCAGCGAAAGAAGAACGAAGAATGGTCGACGAGCCCGTACCAGGCCCGAGCAGAAGTAACTCGACAACGCAGTCGGAGTCAATGAATCAGGCTCCAAAATGGTTTAagcgatttttgaaataa
- the LOC122415617 gene encoding uncharacterized protein, with protein sequence MRKTRLFEWQLLMMAFGFVVCQTAPMNDATDPPSVKDPKVVAPYQDEQFSVFDWNIYKLMANKYKGNLLISPLSVKLALVLLYEGAQDEVALKLGDVMHLPRSRWDTRSKFAVVLQSLKPVFDEYKLDIGTRMYLNSGVDLKQSFAANVRSFYRTDVVSTNFSNYDAAAASINNWVSNVTHENVKKMIEDGDSIKDAVMLILNAFYFKGSWHNDPFSPDDTKPGKFHTNPTEQIDVPFMKTEGNFFFTESLELDAKILRLPYVGRKLSMYFVLPKTVDGLDNLIENINPFVLKRHVGLMQELPVEIRIPKFKFDYTSNLVQTLRDMGLNDIFENSAAFNEIARAKRDSPPLVVTNVVQKAGIEVNEKGTAAYALTEVQIGNKMGEQTFNADHPFLFFIEDEITGAILYMGRLSDPTRQTGSTETPSFPDRINAGPPISEEPPKPASAIRDNYFNVELLQAVAAKTDGNQVVSPLSVKAALTALVEGTGGRTRQELLSTLRLPADVSQLREAARRTLAPFVDSKKGTELSLITRLYTAYGIRVSMNYNNALEAYYKGSIQSLNFRDPAMASATINAWIQNVTENNIHSLVEPGSLSPNTMFLLTSVVYFRGRWLHAFDEAATTKGCFNVPDVGCKYVPMMESKAKYNYTSMPSLQSEILELPYEDGRLSMLIFFPYHEGLQNLHILSKDLTHTHMSTILSSLFEAELLITLPRFTIDSKFDLRPALESLGIKDLFDLSANLSGMIPHNSARVDRLLHNAKIEVNELGTVAAAASAIDVIPLMGHTYEPFHIDRPFLFTIVDRPTSSILFAGRVVAP encoded by the exons ATGAGGAAAACACGCTTAttcg AATGGCAGCTCCTGATGATGGCATTTGGTTTCGTTGTGTGTCAAACAGCACCAATGAACGATGCCACAGATCCGCCCTCCGTCAAAGACCCCAAAGTTGTCGCGCCCTATCAGGACGAACAATTCAGCGTTTTCGATTGGAACATATACAAA CTGATGGCCAATAAATACAAGGGCAACCTTTTGATTTCACCGCTCTCCGTTAAATTAGCACTCGTTCTGCTTTACGAAGGAGCTCAGGACGAAGTCGCGTTGAAACTCGGTGACGTCATGCATTTGCCCCGCAGCCGATGGGACACCCGCTCTAAATTTGCCGTCGTTTTGCAATCTCTTAAG CCCGTTTTCGACGAGTACAAACTCGACATTGGGACGCGAATGTACTTGAACTCTGGAGTGGATCTGAAGCAAAGCTTTGCCGCAAACGTGAGAAGCTTTTACAGAACCGACGTTGTgtcgacaaatttttcgaattacgACGCTGCCGCTGCCAGTATCAATAATTGGGTCAGTAACGTGACGCAcgagaatgtgaaaaaaatgatcgaagaCG GTGACAGTATCAAGGATGCCGTGATGCTGATACTGAACGCCTTTTACTTCAAGGGTTCCTGGCACAACGATCCGTTTTCACCGGACGACACGAAACCCGGAAAATTCCACACGAATCCAACGGAGCAAATAGACGTTCCGTTCATGAAGACCGAGGGCAATTTCTTCTTCACTGAATCCCTCGAACTCGATGCCAAGATTCTTCGTCTGCCTTACGTA GGCCGCAAACTGTCGATGTACTTCGTTTTGCCAAAGACCGTAGACGGATTGGATAATCTCATCGAAAACATAAATCCTTTCGTTTTGAAACGTCACGTTGGGCTCATGCAAGAGCTGCCTGTCGAGATCCGAATTCCCAAGTTCAAATTCGACTACACGAGCAACTTGGTACAAACTTTACGCGAC ATGGGCTTGAAtgatatatttgaaaattcggcTGCTTTCAATGAAATCGCTCGTGCAAAGCGAGATTCACCGCCACTCGTGGTGACGAACGTCGTACAAAAGGCCGGAATCGAAGTGAACGAAAAAGGAACGGCGGCATACGCTCTTACCG AGGTACAGATCGGCAACAAAATGGGAGAGCAAACGTTCAACGCGGACCATCCATTCTTGTTCTTCATCGAGGATGAAATAACCGGAGCGATATTATACATGGGAAGATTGTCCGATCCGACACGGCAAACCGGAAGCACCGAAACTCCATCGTTCCCAGACCGTATTAACGCAGGACCGCCGATATCAG AGGAACCACCGAAACCCGCGAGTGCGATTCGCGATAACTACTTCAATGTCGAACTGCTGCAG GCTGTCGCCGCTAAGACCGATGGAAATCAAGTCGTTTCTCCGCTGAGTGTTAAAGCCGCCTTAACGGCACTCGTCGAAGGAACCGGCGGCAGAACTCGCCAGGAACTCTTGTCGACCTTGAGGCTGCCGGCGGACGTTTCGCAACTACGAGAAGCTGCCAGGCGCACTTTGGCACCTTTCGTT GATTCGAAAAAAGGAACGGAACTGAGTCTAATCACGCGACTTTATACAGCATACGGAATCAGAGTTTCCATGAATTATAACAACGCTTTGGAAGCTTATTACAAGGGCTCGATCCAATCCCTGAATTTTAGAGATCCGGCGATGGCGTCCGCCACCATAAACGCATGGATCCAGAACGTGAcggaaaataatattcattctcTCGTTGAACCGg gtTCCCTGAGCCCCAACACGATGTTTCTGCTGACCTCGGTTGTTTACTTCAGAGGCCGGTGGCTTCACGCTTTCGACGAAGCCGCGACAACTAAAGGCTGCTTCAATGTACCTGACGTCGGTTGTAAATACGTACCGATGATGGAAAGCAAGGCGAAATATAATTACACTTCGATGCCGTCCTTGCAGTCCGAAATTCTCGAACTTCCGTACGAg gATGGAAGATTGTCCATGCTCATATTTTTCCCCTATCACGAGGGTCTCCAAAACCTGCACATTTTATCGAAAGACTTAACACACACTCACATGAGCACTATCCTCAGTTCCTTGTTCGAAGCAGAATTGCTCATTACTCTTCCGAGATTTACTATCGACAGCAAATTCGATTTACGACCTGCCCTCGAGAGT ttGGGCATCAAAGATCTTTTCGATCTTAGCGCGAATCTTTCTGGCATGATACCGCATAATTCTGCCAGAGTCGACAGGCTACTTCATAACGCTAAAATCGAAGTAAACGAATTGGGAACTGTCGCTGCTGCAGCATCAG CGATTGATGTCATACCTCTGATGGGCCACACTTACGAACCTTTCCACATCGATCGGCCATTCCTCTTTACGATCGTCGACCGTCCAACCTCCTCGATACTCTTCGCTGGTCGCGTCGTTGCACCCTAA
- the LOC122415618 gene encoding ESF1 homolog produces the protein MDEMLKDKRFAHIAKDPKFRRIPKSERKVKIDKRFRSMFEDKKFTVKYTIDKRGRPINQTSTENLRKYYDLSSSEDEKEEEKTKEFVKSKKKVKDSKKIINKSSNSKKVPVEENISNENSGASNSDVTKDSDVDNNELEENEQQLFVREKNERNRIDKSVKQKLRDLTIDYARGEGVLLTDSSSEEESSQDEDEEETEIEHDWGELDKEAETTDEITHRLAACNMDWDRMRAVDLMVLFNSFLPPGGLIKSVTIYPSDFGLQRMKEEEVKGPIELVDSDKKRKDSESEEESENEEGSEYHMEKMRQYQLNRLKYYYAVLECDSVETANKIYTECDGIEYESTSTKLDLRFIPNDMEFEHEPREVCDKLPDLSKYKPRQFTTTALQQVKVELTWDETNPERQEIAEKIKTGKLDEINENDIQAYLASGTSDEESEDQDVNKEIDSENDNAATKNPIDKYKLLLKSIEDQEEAKKKQEVELEFTWGLGAKEKTEKLVKERMNMAETLTPFEQYLEKRREKKRAKREERKKLRERSEDEEDSDSDDSVPSDVDMNDPYFAEEMKNMKSKKKMKKKSRLNENNSSDEEEEIRRKAELELLLLEKGDEQGKRHFNIKKIEEEATLSKSKRKRLDKKNKKNDKDATMEDDFQVNVADPRFAALYSSHHYNIDPADPHYRKTKGTEALISEKLKRRADTNIVEESPKTKQTKKDGKMSADLAALVKSVKRNTKNIAMPIK, from the exons ATGGACGAAATGTTGAAAGACAAGCGTTTCGCGCATATCGCCAAGGACCCTAAATTCCGAAGGATCCCAAAAAGCGAGCGCAAGGTAAAAATAGACAAGAGATTTCGTTCCATGTTCGAGGATAAAAAGTTTACAGTCAAATATACGATAGATAAAAGAGGAAGACCGATAAATCAGACGTCGAcggaaaaccttagaaaataTTACGATCTCTCGAGCAGCGAGGACgaaaaagaagaggaaaaaacgaaagaatttgtaaaatcaaagaagaaAGTTAAAGatagcaaaaaaattataaataaatcttCAAATTCTAAAAAAGTTCCTGTAGAAGAGAATATTTCTAACGAGAACTCAGGAGCTTCAAATTCTGATGTCACAAAAGATTCCGATGTTGATAACAATGAGTTGGAGGAAAATGAACAACAACTTTttgtaagagaaaaaaatgagagaaacagAATTGATAAAAGTGTTAAACAAAAACTGAGAGATTTGACCATCGATTATGCGCGTGGTGAAGGAGTATTACTCACAGACAGTTCGTCTGAAGAAGAAAGTTCACAAGATGAGGATG AGGAAGAAACAGAAATTGAGCATGACTGGGGTGAACTGGACAAAGAGGCAGAAACGACAGACGAGATAACTCATCGTTTAGCTGCCTGCAACATGGACTGGGATAGAATGCGAGCTGTCGATCTCATGGTCCTCTTTAATTCTTTCTTACCTCCAGGAGGTTTGATCAAATCAGTAACG ATTTATCCTTCTGATTTTGGACTGCAAAGAATGAAAGAGGAAGAAGTAAAGGGACCCATAGAACTGGTAGATtctgataaaaaaagaaaagactcAGAATCTGAAGAAGAGTCTGAG AACGAGGAAGGATCCGAATATCACATGGAAAAAATGCGACAATATCAACTCAACAGATTGAAATATTATTACGCTGTACTGGAATGTGATTCTGTGGAAACGGCAAATAAAATTTACACCGAATGTGATGGCATCGAGTACGAATCAACGTCTACGAAACTCGATCTTCGTTTTATTCCTAATGATATGGAATTCGAACAC GAGCCAAGAGAAGTATGCGACAAATTACCCGATCTTTCAAAATACAAACCCAGGCAATTTACGACCACAGCTTTGCAACAAGTGAAAGTCGAATTAACATGGGATGAAACTAATCCGGAGAGACAAGAAATcgctgaaaaaataaaaacaggaAAGCTCGACGAAATAAATGAGAATGACATCCAAGCATATTTAGCTAGTGGAACGAGCGACGAAGAATCAG AGGATCAAGACGTCAATAAAGAAATTGATTCCGAGAACGACAATGCAGCGACTAAAAATCCAATCGACAAATACAagcttttattaaaatcgatcGAGGATCAGGAGGAGGCGAAGAAAAAGCAGGAAGTGGAGCTCGAATTCACATGGGGATTGggtgcgaaagaaaaaactgagaAACTGGTGAAGGAAAGAATGAACATGGCTGAAACTTTGACACCGTTTGAACAATATTTGGAAAAGCgccgagaaaagaaaagagcgAAACGAgaggaacgaaagaaattgcGGGAGCGGAGCGAAGACGAAGAGGATTCGGATAGCGACGATTCCGTGCCTTCTGATGTTGACATGAACGACCCTTATTTCgcggaagaaatgaaaaatatgaaatcaaagaagaagatgaaaaagaaaagtcgactgaatgaaaataattcgtcagacgaagaagaagaaattcGACGAAAAGCTGAACTCGAATTACTCCTTTTGGAGAAAGGCGATGAGCAAGGAAAACGACATTTTAATATCAAGAAAATTGAGGAAGAAGCGACCCTTTCTAAATCCAAAAGAAAACGCCTTGACaagaaaaacaagaagaaTGACAAAGATGCTACGATGGAAGACGACTTTCAAGTTAATGTTGCTGATCCAAGATTCGCCGCTCTCTATTCGTCCCATCATTATAACATTGATCCTGCTGACCCTCATTATCGTAAAACCAAAGGAACAGAAGCTCtcatttctgaaaaattgaaacgaaGAGCAGATACGAATATCGTGGAG GAGTCACCGAAGACAAAGCAGAcaaaaaaagatggaaaaatgagTGCCGATCTCGCTGCCCTTGTCAAATCAGTCAAGAGAAACACGAAAAATATTGCTATGCCAATAAAATGA